The sequence GGTGCCGGGCGCTCCGGTGGTGGGCGAGCTGCTGCCCCGGGGGGAGCACCGGGTCGTCCTGCGCTGACGGGGGGCGGTGGACCTGCGGGAGGACACGCGGTGGCGGTGGTGCGGAGGGCGCACCATACCCGATAAACTGTCACCTTCCCGCTACTCCGAGCAATGCTGCTCAGGGAAATTTTGCCCGGAATGGTCACAGACCGGTAACTTGCCCCCGGCTGGGGTCAAATGCCCCCCACCATCGTGTGTAAGGCCCGATCCGGAGGCCGGTGGGGACGAACGCAGCGAGGAGGCGGAATGACCGAGCTGTGGAACTGGAGAATCGACGGGGCTCAACCCGTGGAGGTCTACCCGGCGCTGGCCGAGGCGCTTGGTCGGGTGGTCATGCCGTTGGCGGCGGCCGACCCGGCGCGGCTGCCGGCGTACGCGGTGGTGTGTGACGTCTGGGAGGCGCCGGGCGAATTCGCGACGGTGGTGGACTGCTACGGGGTGCCCGAGCAGCTCTCCGAGCACGCGTGCATCGCCGCACTGGCCCGATTGCTGGGCCGCAACTGCCTGTTGCGCGACGACACGCTCGACGCGGGCCGGCACCTGCTCGTCGCCCCGGACGGCACTGTCCGTCCGGTGCACTTCGACGTGCGGGACACCGACGACGGTGAGGTGCTCAGCAGGCTGCGGCTCTGCTCGCTGGGCGACCCGGGTTGTCGGGGCTGGTCGCAGTGCCACCGCTCACGCTGGGCGCCGGACACCGTCGCCCCAGCGCTCGCCGCGGCCTGACCCTCTTCAGGGTCAGGCCCGGCCGGGTGCCGAGCCGGTGAGCGGCGGTCAGCTGGCGGCGGTGGCCGACCGGTCCGGGGTGCCCGATCCGGCACCCCGCACCACCAGTTGGTCGAGCAGGGTGCGCGTCGCCTCGGCCACGGCGGCCACCGCGGCGTCGAACGCGGCGGCGTTGTGCGCGGCGGGCGCCCGGAAACCAGAAATCTTCCGGACGTACTGCAACGCCGCCGCCTCGACGTCCGCGTCGGTCACCTGCGGGGTGAACGGTTCCCGCAGCGTCTTGATGCTCCGGCACATGTCAGCTCCTCCTCGGTCCAACGCGGTCTACCACTCGCCGTGCCGGCTATGGTACCGACGGTGACACTGGGTCGATATTTGTCTATCCTGGTCACGGACCAGAGCCGTTCGAGCCACAGCCGCCGCTCGCGCTCCCAGCGCCCCGGGCCCCCGGAGACTCATTGTGGACCATGCCCCCGCCCGCACATCCCGTCCCGACCTAGACAATCTCACCCGTAGCCTGCACACCCCGCTGGACCGGATCCCCGTCGAGCACGCCGATCTGATCGAGGCGGTGCGCAGGCGCGTCGTCACGAACGACTCCGTGCCGTCCGGCACCGTGGCCGTCGCCGCCTTCAACTCGTCCATCTGAGCGATGGCCTGCCGGTGCGGTGCACCCGGAGTGGGCGGATCCTGCCGGCGGATCAGTCAGTTCGTGCTGAAGGTGCACAGCCGGTGTGACCTCAGCTGCGACCACTGCTACGTCTACCAGCACGCCGACCAGACCTGGCGTGGCCGCCCGGCGCGGATGCCGCCGGCCACGGTCCAGGCCGCCGCACGGCGGATCGCCGAACACGCCCGCGAGCACGGCCTGCCGGTCGTGCACGTGGTGCTGCACGGGGGTGAGCCGCTGCTGCTGGGCGCCGCCGGGTTGCGGGAGGTGCTGGCCGAGCTGCGCACGACGATCACCCCCTGGGCGCGGCTCGACCTGCGCATGCAGACCAACGGCGTACTGCTCGACGAGGAGCTGTGCCGGCTCTTCGTCGAGTACGACGTGCGGGTCGGGGTCTCCTTCGACGGCGACCGCGCCGCCAACGACCGCCACCGGGTCTTCGCCCACGGCGGCAGCAGCCACGACCAGGTCCGGCGGGCGCTGGCTCTGCTCCGGCGACCGGAGCACCGCTCCAGCTACGCCGGCATCCTCTGCACCATCGACGTCCGCAACGACCCGGACCGGGTGTACGAGGCACTGCTGGCCGAGAGCCCGCCCCGCGTCGACCTGCTGCTGCCCCACGCCACCTGGGACCACCCCCCGCAGCGCCCCGGCGCGGACCCCACCCCGTACGCGGACTGGCTGGGGCGGATCCACCGGCGGTGGGTGGACGACGGGCGGCCGATGTCGATCCGGATGTTCGAGGCGCTGCGCCCGGGCGGCGGTGGTACCGAGGCGTTCGGCCTCGCGCCGGCCGACGTGCTGGTCATCGAGGCGGACGGCAGTTGGGAGCAGGTCGACTCGCTGAAGACCGCGTACCACGGTGCGGCCGGCACCGGGTTCGACGTGTTCGACCACCCGGTGGACGAGGTCGCGCGGCACCCCGGGGTCGCCGTCCGGCAGGACGGCGTGGACGGGCTCTGCGCGACCTGCCGGTCCTGCCCGGTGGTCGACCGGTGCGGCGGTGGCCTGTACGCCCACCGCTGGCGCACCGGGTCGGGCTTCGACAACCCCTCGGTGTACTGCGCCGACCTGCTCCGCCTGATCGACACAGTGGACGCCCACCCGCCGCCCACACCGCCCGCGTCGGGCGAATGGTCCGCCACCTCGCCGGTCGACGAGTTGCTGGACGACCTGGCGACCGGGCACGGGTCGACGTCGACGCTCGCGCTGCTCGCCGCCACCCAGCTCTCCATCACCCGGGCGCTGCTGGCGGCCTGCCGGGACCGGTCCGGCACCAGCGCCGCCTGGGAGCTTCTCGTCCACCTCGACCAGGCGGCGCCGGAGGCGGTTCGGGCGGTCCTGGCGCACCCGTTCGTCCGGCCCGCGCTGGTGCACCGCCTCGACCCGTCGGCCCCGCCCGGTCTCGGCGCGGCGGTCGACCCACTGCCGGCCCTCGCCATCGCGGCGGCGCTGCGGGCCGGCGTCCCGGCCGCGATGCCCGTCCCGGTGCGGGCCGACACGATCACGTTGCCCACGCTCGGCAGCCTGGTGCTGCCCGGCCTGGGGGAGAGCGCCGAGGTGACCGTCCGGCCCGGCGAGGTCCAGATCCGGGGCGGGTCGGTCGCGCAGACGGTGCTCCTCGATCCGCTGGCGTCGCCGTCGACCGGCTGGCTTCCGACCCGCGACGTGCCGGTGCCCGGTGGCCGGTTGCTCCTGGAGGACGGCGACCCGTACCGCGACTGCTACGGCCAGCCGGTGGAATCCCGTCTGGAGGTGCCGGCGGCGCGGGCGTTGGGCCGTACCCTGGCGGAGGCCTGGCAGGTCGTGCACCGGGACGTGCCGGCGCACGCGGCCGCGCTCGACGGCGGTCTGCGTGCCGTCGTCCCGTTGGCGCCCGACCCGGCGCGACCCCTGCGGAGCGCGACCGCCCGGCACGCGTTCGGCGCGGTCGCCGTCACCCCGCATCCCGACCCGGAGGCGATGGCGGTGCTGCTCGTGCACGAGTGGCAGCACGCGAAGCTGGGTGCGGTGCTCGACCTGTACGACCTGGTCGAACCCGGGCAGGAAGGCCGGATCCGGGTGCCCTGGCGCCCCGACCCGCGGCCACCGGAGGGCGTGCTCCAGGGGGTGTACGCCCACCTCGCCGTCACCCAGGTCTGGCAGTCCCGGGCGGCCACCGACCAGCGGGACGCGTCGGCGCACGCGGCCCACTTCCTGGCCTGGACCCGGGACGGCGTCGACGCGCTGCTGGCCAGCCGGTCGCTCACCGCGGCGGGTGAGCGGTTCGTCGGCCAGCTGCGCCACGCCCTGGAGGAGACCCGTGTCGGGTCCAGATGAGCACGCACTGCCCAGACTGGGCCGCCCCCGCCTCGCCGACGACCTGCGGGCGCTGGGCGTACGCCCGGGGGTGTGCCTGCTGGTGCACTGTGGCCTCCGTCGGGTCGGCCCGCTGGAGCACGGCCCGGCGACCCTCGCCGGCGCGCTGCGCGACGTCCTCGGCCCGGCCGGCACGCTGCTGGTGCCCACCCAGACCGATGGCAACTCGACCACCTCCCGAGCCCACCTGGCAGCCACCGCCGGCATGGACCAGGCGCAGCGCGAACGGTACGAGGCGGCGCTGCCCGGCTGGGACCGCCGGACCACCCCCTCCCAGCGGATGGGTGCGCTCGCCGAGTACGTCCGGTGCACTCCCGGTGCCGTGCGCAGTGACCATCCACAGACTTCCTTCGCCGCGCTGGGCCCTCGGGCCCGGCAGCTCACCGACGGCCATGACCTCACCTGCCACCTGGGGGAACGCTCACCGGTTGGCGGCCTCTACGCGGCGGACGGTCAGATCCTGCTGCTCGGCCTCGGCTACGAGGCGTGCAGCGCCCTGCACCTGGCCGAGTACCGGCTGCCGGTGCCGTTGCCCGAGCGCGAATACCACTGCTTCCGGCTCGTCGACGGGCGGCGGGTCCGCCTCGACTTCCGGGCGCTCGACCTGGACGACAGGGACTTCCCGATGGTCGGGGCCGCGCTCGACGAGACGCCGTTGGTGCGCCGCGGTCGGGTGGGGCGGGCCACCGCCCGGCTGCTGCCGGCGCGGGCCGCTGTCGACTTCGCGACTGGTTGGTTCGCCACGAACCGGTTGGCGGCGCGGCGTTGACGCGGGGACTACGCTGATGTTCCGGCCGCGTGGGGAGGGCGGAGGGGCAGCGGTGAGCACAGTGGACGCACCCTCCAGAGCACGCGCCCCGCTCTTCTTCATCAGCTATTCGCGGGCACCGGTCGGCCGGGCCACCGGCAAACCCGCCGAGTACGTCTCCCGTTTCTTCGAGGACCTCTCCGTCCACGTCAGCGAGCTGGTCGGCCCGGTGACCGGAGTGGACGCCGGCTTCCTGGACACCTCCATCGCCGGCGGCGAACGCTGGAGCCCGGAGCTTCTCCAGGCCGCCGGCACCTGCCAGGTCTTCGTTCCGCTGGTGTCCAGCGCGCTGCTCGGCAGCGAGTGGTGTGGCCGGGAGTGGGACGCGTTCTCCCGCCGACGGATCACCCCGCGACACAGCTCCGCCTCGGTCCACGAGACGGCGATCGTGCCGGTGACCTGGTCGCCGACGAACGGCACCGTTCTGCCCCGGGTGCTCCGCGACATCCAGCGCTTCACCCCGACCGCGATGCCGGATCCCGACATCGCGGTGCACTACCAGCGGGACGGGGTCTACGGCTTGCTGACCATGCAGTGGGAGAACGCGTACCGGGCGGTGGTCTGGCGGCTCGCGCAGCGGATCGTGGCCATCCACCGGTCGTACCTTGTCGAACCCTGGGTGCCGGCGAGCGTGGACGAGCTGTGCAACCGGTTCGCCGAGGAGTCGACGTGAGCCCGCCGGCGGACCGGCGCCGAACCGGGGCGCGCGGAACGTACTTCTTCCTGAGCTACGCCCACTCGGCGCCGCCCCCGGGTGCCCGGGCCGACGCCGACGTCTGGGTCGGCCAGTTCTTCGCCGACCTGACCGACGAGGTGCGGCGGCAGGCGCGCCCGGTCGCCGGAATGCGGATCGGCTTCTTCGACCAGCACATCCCGTTGGGCGCCGACTGGAAGGCGGCCCTCGCCGAGGCGCTCGGTGACGCCGAGGTCTTCGTCCCGCTCTACTCACCCGGCTACTTCAGCCGCCCCTGGGCGTTGGGAGAGCAGGAGTCCTTCCGGGCCCGGCTGGCCGCCGCCGGGTCGGCCCGGCTCACCGCCGGCCACCTCACCCCGGTGCTGTGGATCCCGTTCCCCCCGTGGGAGGCCCACCCGGAGCTGGACGGCGCCCTGGACCTGGGCAGGGACGTCCCGGAGTACGCCGCCGACGGCCTGCGCGCATTCTGCATGCTGGCCTCCTACCGAGCCCAGTACGAGCTGCTGCTGAGCCGCCTGGCGAGCCGGATCGTGCACACCGCCGAGCGGCGACCGATGGGCCCGTCCCGGGCGCCCGGCCTGGACGAGGTGGTCCGTCCCGCGCCGACCGACCCGGACTTCGTCGTCGCCGTCCTGGCCCCGACCCGGGACCGGCTGCCGGCCGATCGCGACCCCGCCGGCTACGCCGCCAGCGGCCGGCTCTGGCGGCCGTACGGGCGTAGCCAGCAACTGCCCGCCGCCGAGTACGCGGTCAGCACCGCCGAGCGGCTCGGGCTGTCGGCCCGTACCGAGGACTTCGCGCAGGCATCCGCGCTGCTCGACCGGCGGCCGGCCGTGTTGCTGGTCGACCCGTGGATCGCGGCGGCGCCGGACGCGGCCGGGGTCCTCGCCCGCCTGCTGCACGGCCTGCGGGAGTGGGTCGTTCCGCTGGTGGTCACCGACGACGACGACAGCCAGGACGCCACCCGCTGGGCCACCGAGGTCACCCAGCTGTTGCAGGACGCCGGTCTGCCCCAGGTGAAGCGCGCGTGCAGCATGCCGGAGTTCGTCGACCTGATGCCGGCGCTGGTCACCGAGGCTCGCCGGCAGTTCCTCAAGTACGGCCCGGTCGTGCCCTTCGAACCACCGCCGGAGCCGGTGCCGAGCCTGCGTGACGGCCTGCCCGCCGCCGGTTCGACTGTTTCCACCGACCCCGCGTCCCCGCCTGATGATCCGGCCCCACCGCGTCCCCACGGAGAAAACCGATGAACAACGATCGCGAAGGCCAGGTCGTCACCTTCTACTCGTTCAAGGGTGGAACGGGCCGGACGATGGCGCTGGCAAACGTGGCCTGGATCCTGGCGGCCAGCGGCCGGCGGGTGCTCGTCGCCGACTGGGACCTCGAGTCACCCGGTCTGCACCGCTTCTTCCACCCGTTCCTCGACGCCGAGGCGATCCAGGGCACCAGCGGCGTGATCGACATGATCCGCGACTACGAGTGGGAGACCACCCGGGTCGACGACCGACCGGACCGCTGGATGGAGCAGTACGCCCGGGTCGGGCGGCACGCGTTCTCCCTGCGCTGGAACTTCCCCGACGGCGGCGGCCTCGACTTCCTCTCCGCCGGCCGGCAGAACAGCGACTACGCCGTCTCGGTGAGTGGGCTGGACTGGGACAACTTCTACAACCGGCTGGGCGGGGCGCAGTTCTTCGAGGCGCTGCGGGCGGACATGAAGCGCCAGTACGACTTCACCCTGATCGACAGCCGGACGGGCTTGAGCGACGTCGCCGACATCTGCACCCTGCACCTGCCGGACACCCTTGTCGACTGCTTCACCCTCAGCGACCAGGGCATCGACGGCGCGGCCCGGGTGGCGCACTCGGTACGGGACCGGTACCGGCGACGTGACATCCGGGTCCTGCCGGTGCCGATGCGCGTCGACCAGGCCGAGAAGGAGCGGGCCGAGGCGGGTCGCCTGCTGGCCATGCGCCGGTTCGCCGGGTTGCCCGCCGGCATGACCGAGGCGGAACGGCGGCGGTACTGGGCCGCTGTGGAGGTCCCCTACCGGCCGTTCTACGCGTACGAGGAGACCCTCGCGACGTTCGGCGACCCGCCGGGCTCACCGACGTCGCTGCTGGCCGCGTTCGAGACGTTGACCGGGATCCTCACCGACGGCGCGGTGACCGCGCTGCCACTGATGGACGAGTCCGTGCGGGAGCGGGGCAAGGCTCGCTTCCGCCGACGCACCGAGGCGATCGACGACCAGATCGTGCTCCGGTACGCGCCGGAGGACGCCATCTGGGCCGAGTGGCTGGAACGGGTGCTCAGCTCGGCCGGGCTGCGGGTGGTGGAGCCCACTGCCGCCGTGGGGTCGGCCGGTACGCCGGCCCCGCGCACGCTGACGGTGGTCTCGCCGGCCTACGTGGCGACGCCGTCCGGTGGCCTGCCCGACCGGGACACCAGCACCGGCTCCACGGCCCTGGCCGTGTACGTCGCCGACCTGCGGCCGCTGGCGGAGTTCCCGTCCCAGAGTTCCACCAACCTGGTCAACGTGAGCGCCACGACCGCCGTGGAGCGGGTGTTGCGGCTGGTCGGCCGGCCGGTGCCGTCGTCGGCGGACGGGCCGGCGGGCGGGGCCACCCGTTACCCCGGCACCGAGCCACTGATCTTCAACGCCCCCAACCGGAACGCCCGGTTCACCGGCCGGGAGGACGACCTGGCCCGGCTGCGCGCGCAGTTGCAGAGCGGGGGCAGCGCTGTGGTGCTGCCGGTCGCCCTGCAGGGCATGGGCGGCGTCGGTAAGACGCAGGTGGCCTTGGAATACGTGCACCGGTTCAAGGCCGCGTACGACGTGGTCTGGTGGATCGTGGCGGACCCGCCGCAGTTCGTCGACACCGCCCTCGCCGACCTCGCCGGTCGCCTCGGCATCCTCGTCGGTCCCACCCTGCCCGACACGGTCCGGTCGGTGCTGCAGGTGCTCGGCCGTGGTGAGCCGTACGAGCGGTGGTTGGTCGTGCTCGACAACGCCGAGGAACTCGACCAGATCGAGCCCTTCCTGCCGCAGGGCCCCGGGCACGTCCTGTTGACCTCCCGCAACCGCGCGTGGGGTGACCGGGCCAACCCGATCCAGGTGGACGTCTTCGACCGCACCGAGAGCGTGGCGCACCTCGCCCAGCGGGTGCCCACGATCAGCCCGGAGGAGGCCGACCGTGTTGCCGAGGCGCTCGGCGACCTGCCGATCGCGGTGGCCGCGGCGGGTGCCTGGC comes from Micromonospora vinacea and encodes:
- a CDS encoding DUF2277 family protein yields the protein MCRSIKTLREPFTPQVTDADVEAAALQYVRKISGFRAPAAHNAAAFDAAVAAVAEATRTLLDQLVVRGAGSGTPDRSATAAS
- a CDS encoding FxsB family cyclophane-forming radical SAM/SPASM peptide maturase, which translates into the protein MLKVHSRCDLSCDHCYVYQHADQTWRGRPARMPPATVQAAARRIAEHAREHGLPVVHVVLHGGEPLLLGAAGLREVLAELRTTITPWARLDLRMQTNGVLLDEELCRLFVEYDVRVGVSFDGDRAANDRHRVFAHGGSSHDQVRRALALLRRPEHRSSYAGILCTIDVRNDPDRVYEALLAESPPRVDLLLPHATWDHPPQRPGADPTPYADWLGRIHRRWVDDGRPMSIRMFEALRPGGGGTEAFGLAPADVLVIEADGSWEQVDSLKTAYHGAAGTGFDVFDHPVDEVARHPGVAVRQDGVDGLCATCRSCPVVDRCGGGLYAHRWRTGSGFDNPSVYCADLLRLIDTVDAHPPPTPPASGEWSATSPVDELLDDLATGHGSTSTLALLAATQLSITRALLAACRDRSGTSAAWELLVHLDQAAPEAVRAVLAHPFVRPALVHRLDPSAPPGLGAAVDPLPALAIAAALRAGVPAAMPVPVRADTITLPTLGSLVLPGLGESAEVTVRPGEVQIRGGSVAQTVLLDPLASPSTGWLPTRDVPVPGGRLLLEDGDPYRDCYGQPVESRLEVPAARALGRTLAEAWQVVHRDVPAHAAALDGGLRAVVPLAPDPARPLRSATARHAFGAVAVTPHPDPEAMAVLLVHEWQHAKLGAVLDLYDLVEPGQEGRIRVPWRPDPRPPEGVLQGVYAHLAVTQVWQSRAATDQRDASAHAAHFLAWTRDGVDALLASRSLTAAGERFVGQLRHALEETRVGSR
- a CDS encoding aminoglycoside N(3)-acetyltransferase, with amino-acid sequence MSGPDEHALPRLGRPRLADDLRALGVRPGVCLLVHCGLRRVGPLEHGPATLAGALRDVLGPAGTLLVPTQTDGNSTTSRAHLAATAGMDQAQRERYEAALPGWDRRTTPSQRMGALAEYVRCTPGAVRSDHPQTSFAALGPRARQLTDGHDLTCHLGERSPVGGLYAADGQILLLGLGYEACSALHLAEYRLPVPLPEREYHCFRLVDGRRVRLDFRALDLDDRDFPMVGAALDETPLVRRGRVGRATARLLPARAAVDFATGWFATNRLAARR
- a CDS encoding TIR-like protein FxsC, which encodes MSTVDAPSRARAPLFFISYSRAPVGRATGKPAEYVSRFFEDLSVHVSELVGPVTGVDAGFLDTSIAGGERWSPELLQAAGTCQVFVPLVSSALLGSEWCGREWDAFSRRRITPRHSSASVHETAIVPVTWSPTNGTVLPRVLRDIQRFTPTAMPDPDIAVHYQRDGVYGLLTMQWENAYRAVVWRLAQRIVAIHRSYLVEPWVPASVDELCNRFAEEST
- a CDS encoding TIR-like protein FxsC; translation: MSPPADRRRTGARGTYFFLSYAHSAPPPGARADADVWVGQFFADLTDEVRRQARPVAGMRIGFFDQHIPLGADWKAALAEALGDAEVFVPLYSPGYFSRPWALGEQESFRARLAAAGSARLTAGHLTPVLWIPFPPWEAHPELDGALDLGRDVPEYAADGLRAFCMLASYRAQYELLLSRLASRIVHTAERRPMGPSRAPGLDEVVRPAPTDPDFVVAVLAPTRDRLPADRDPAGYAASGRLWRPYGRSQQLPAAEYAVSTAERLGLSARTEDFAQASALLDRRPAVLLVDPWIAAAPDAAGVLARLLHGLREWVVPLVVTDDDDSQDATRWATEVTQLLQDAGLPQVKRACSMPEFVDLMPALVTEARRQFLKYGPVVPFEPPPEPVPSLRDGLPAAGSTVSTDPASPPDDPAPPRPHGENR
- the fxsT gene encoding FxSxx-COOH system tetratricopeptide repeat protein, whose amino-acid sequence is MNNDREGQVVTFYSFKGGTGRTMALANVAWILAASGRRVLVADWDLESPGLHRFFHPFLDAEAIQGTSGVIDMIRDYEWETTRVDDRPDRWMEQYARVGRHAFSLRWNFPDGGGLDFLSAGRQNSDYAVSVSGLDWDNFYNRLGGAQFFEALRADMKRQYDFTLIDSRTGLSDVADICTLHLPDTLVDCFTLSDQGIDGAARVAHSVRDRYRRRDIRVLPVPMRVDQAEKERAEAGRLLAMRRFAGLPAGMTEAERRRYWAAVEVPYRPFYAYEETLATFGDPPGSPTSLLAAFETLTGILTDGAVTALPLMDESVRERGKARFRRRTEAIDDQIVLRYAPEDAIWAEWLERVLSSAGLRVVEPTAAVGSAGTPAPRTLTVVSPAYVATPSGGLPDRDTSTGSTALAVYVADLRPLAEFPSQSSTNLVNVSATTAVERVLRLVGRPVPSSADGPAGGATRYPGTEPLIFNAPNRNARFTGREDDLARLRAQLQSGGSAVVLPVALQGMGGVGKTQVALEYVHRFKAAYDVVWWIVADPPQFVDTALADLAGRLGILVGPTLPDTVRSVLQVLGRGEPYERWLVVLDNAEELDQIEPFLPQGPGHVLLTSRNRAWGDRANPIQVDVFDRTESVAHLAQRVPTISPEEADRVAEALGDLPIAVAAAGAWLADTGTSVADYLRQIERHGPSALSVEATWDLSLNRLLERAPAAYRLLQLCSVLAPEIALELIYSDEMAAALVPFDPSVSERLVRGALVQQINRLALLKLDVQGGRVQVHRLLQAVVRDRMTDDEITAARHQVHLVLAASRPRGDVDDPTTWARLRMLWPHLEVSEALTCPDESVCQLLIDRVRYLWQRGGLDQADVFSQEVDDTWSARLGDTREETEASPLGRQLLHLRFNRANILRSLGRFDEARDLDEAVLAEQRRLLGPLHPHSLMTAGSLGGDLRALGRYAEALERDRSTYASWLQVFGEDHPRTLSAANNLAVSYRLVGDYRSARRWDDEVHQRRRLVLGPTHPYTLVSAVRLGSDLREAGEYERSAALLRTVYETYCEVLGPDDGQSLAAQVNLAVSLRSSGRGSEAAPLFETAYRELDERFGPDNPDTVACRSSRAANLLAVGDAARALTEMTAVRLAFEEQLRLGPEHPHTLATVSNISAAERALGRRSDALASAARAVGELRKVLGPDHPHTLAAEVNQAVCLAEEGDRESARDRLRETAGRLAAVIGADHPDTLRCLGDLALVSRRAGDGAASEDVGDVADRLAEVIGLEHPTVQTLRERRFVVRVIDPHTI